The proteins below come from a single Ailuropoda melanoleuca isolate Jingjing chromosome 1, ASM200744v2, whole genome shotgun sequence genomic window:
- the POT1 gene encoding protection of telomeres protein 1 isoform X6, with amino-acid sequence MMLSKEKIISQEKKNYCSVVTIVDQTNVKLTCLLFSGNYEALPIIYKNGDIVRFHRLKIQVYKKETQGITSSGFASLTFEGTLGAPIIPRTSSKYFNFTAEDHKMVEALRVWASTHISPSSTLVKLCDVQPLQYFDLTCQLLGKAEVDGASFLLKVWDGTRTPFPSWRVLIQDLVLEGDLSHIHRLQNLTIDILVYDNHVQVAKSLKVGSFLRIYSLHTKLQSVNSENQATLLALEFHLHGGTSYGRGIRVLPESNSDVDQLKKVLESADLTANQCFDGICHSEHEGSFRTLSSSGSVSLYEVERCQQLSATILTDHQYLEKTPICAILKQKAPQQYRIRAKLRSYKPRILFQSVKLHCPKCHALQEVPHEGDLDTILQEGASKTPDTNLQNTSLYDSKMWTTADQGERKVAVHFVKNNGILPLSNDCLILIEGGTLGEIYKLANKFHSVIPVRSGHEDLEVLDLSAPFLIQGKIHHYGCKQCSTLRPIQNLNSLVNKTPWIPSSVAEVLGIVPLQHVFVMTFTLDDGTGVLEAYLMDSDKFFQIPASEILINDGLQQSMDMIMDMFCPSGIKIDAYPWLECFIKSYNVTSGTEQQICYQIFDTTVAEDVI; translated from the exons ATCCAAGTTTATAAAAAGGAGACTCAGGGTATCACCAGCTCTGGCTTTGCATCTTTGACATTTGAGGGAACTTTGGGAGCCCCTATCATACCTCGTACTTCAAGCAAGTATTTTAACTTCACCGCCGAGGACCACAAAATGGTAGAAGCTTTACGTGTTTGGGCATCTACTCATATTTCACCTTCTTCGACGTTAGTAAAATTGTGTGATGTTCAACCACTGCAGTATTTTGACCTGACTTGTCAGCTCTTGGGCAAGGCAGAAGTGGATGGAGCATCATTTCTTCTAAAG GTATGGGATGGCACCAGGACCCCATTCCCATCTTGGAGAGTCTTAATACAAGATCTTGTACTTGAAGGAGATTTAAGTCATATCCATCGGCTGCAGAATCTGACAATAGACATTTTAGTCTATGATAATCATGTTCAAGTGGCAAAATCTCTGAAG gtTGGAAGCTTTCTTAGAATTTATAGCCTCCATACCAAACTTCAATCAGTGAATTCGGAGAACCAGGCAACATTGTTAGCTCTAGAGTTCCATCTCCATGGGGGTACCAGTTACGGCCGGGGAATCAGAGTCTTGCCAGAAAGTAACTCTGATGTGGATCAACTGAAAAA GGTTTTAGAATCTGCCGATTTGACAGCCAATCAGTGTTTTGATGGTATATGTCATTCAGAACACGAGGGCAGCTTTCGGACTCTTTCAA GCTCTGGATCAGTATCACTATATGAGGTAGAAAGATGTCAGCAACTATCAGCTACAA tacttACAGATCATCAGTATTTGGAGAAAACCCCAATATGTgctattttgaaacaaaaagcTCCTCAACAGTATCGTATCCGAGCAAAATTAAGGTCATATAAGCCCAGAATACTCTTTCAGTCTGTTAAACTTCATTGTCCTAAATGTCATGCACT GCAAGAAGTTCCCCATGAGGGTGATTTGGATACAATTTTACAAGAGGGTGCAAGTAAAACCCCAGATACCAATCTACAAAATACATCATTGTATGATTCAAAAATGTGGACCACTGCAgatcaaggagaaagaaaagtagctgttcattttgtaaaaaataatggTATTCTTCCACTTTCAAATGACTGTCTGATTTTGATTGAAG GAGGTACACTCGGTGAAATCTACAAACTCGCAAACAAGTTTCATAGTGTAATTCCTGTGAGATCTGGCCATGAAGACTTGGAAGTCCTTGATCTTTCAGCGCCATTCCTTATACAAGGAAAAATACATCACTATGG atgtaaaCAGTGTTCTACTTTGAGACCAATACAAAATCTAAATTCCCTGGTTAATAAAACACCATGGATTCCTTCTTCTGTGGCGGAAG TACTGGGTATTGTACCCCTTCAACATGTGTTTGTAATGACATTTACTCTTGATGATGGAACAGGAGTATTGGAAGCTTATCTCATGGATTCT gacaaattCTTCCAGATCCCAGCATCAGAAATCCTAATCAATGATGGCCTTCAGCAGAGTATGGATATGATCATGGATATGTTTTGTCCTTCAGGAATAAAAATTG ATGCGTATCCGTGGTTGGAATGCTTCATCAAGTCGTATAATGTCACAAGTGGAACTGAGCAGCAAATTTGCTATCAGATTTTTGACACCACAGTTGCAGAAGATGTAATCTAA